Proteins encoded in a region of the Chitinimonas sp. BJYL2 genome:
- the argF gene encoding ornithine carbamoyltransferase — translation MTVRHFLQFTDFTRDEYEHLFARSRVLKDRLRRGELYQPLVGKTLAMIFEKSSTRTRVSFEAGMNQLGGHAMFLASKDTQLGRGEPIEDVARVIGRMCDIVMLRTYEQTIVDTFAKYSNAPVINGLTNEYHPCQTLADIFTFIEHRGSIEGKTVAWVGDSNNISRTWLQAARIFNFKLHLACPKGYEMKVIDGIDYSAHLVQTNDPREAVEGADLVSTDVCVSMGFERESLQRRVDFLNYKVSSELMKLADKDAVFLHCLPAHRGEEVDPEVLDGPQSLVWDEAENRMHTQKALIEFLLLGRVAN, via the coding sequence ATGACGGTCAGGCACTTCCTCCAGTTCACCGACTTCACCCGCGACGAATACGAGCACCTGTTCGCGCGTAGCCGAGTGCTGAAGGACCGTCTGCGCCGAGGTGAGCTTTATCAGCCGCTCGTGGGCAAGACGCTGGCGATGATCTTCGAGAAAAGCTCGACACGGACGCGTGTGTCGTTCGAGGCTGGCATGAATCAGCTTGGCGGCCATGCCATGTTCTTGGCGAGCAAGGATACCCAGCTCGGCCGTGGCGAACCCATCGAGGATGTGGCGCGCGTGATCGGCCGCATGTGCGATATCGTCATGCTGCGCACCTATGAGCAGACCATCGTCGATACCTTCGCCAAGTACTCGAACGCACCTGTCATCAATGGTCTGACTAACGAATACCATCCGTGCCAGACGCTGGCCGATATCTTCACCTTCATCGAACATCGCGGCAGCATTGAAGGCAAGACGGTGGCCTGGGTTGGCGACAGCAACAATATCTCGCGCACCTGGCTGCAGGCCGCGCGCATTTTCAACTTCAAACTGCATCTCGCTTGCCCCAAGGGTTACGAGATGAAGGTGATCGATGGCATCGATTACAGCGCCCATCTGGTGCAGACCAACGATCCTCGCGAAGCGGTGGAAGGCGCCGATCTGGTGTCTACCGACGTCTGTGTGTCGATGGGTTTCGAGCGTGAGAGCCTGCAACGCCGCGTCGACTTCCTGAATTACAAGGTCAGCAGTGAGCTGATGAAATTGGCCGACAAGGATGCGGTATTCCTGCACTGCTTGCCGGCACACCGTGGCGAGGAAGTGGACCCTGAAGTGCTCGACGGTCCGCAGTCGCTGGTCTGGGATGAAGCCGAGAACCGCATGCACACGCAGAAAGCATTGATCGAGTTCCTGCTGCTGGGCCGCGTGGCCAACTGA
- a CDS encoding argininosuccinate synthase, translated as MSDIKKVVLAYSGGLDTSVILKWLQDTYQCEVVTFTADIGQGEELEPARAKALKFGIKPENIYIDDLREEFVRDFVFPMFRANTIYEGEYLLGTSIARPLIAKRQIEIANATGADAVSHGATGKGNDQVRFELGYYALKPGVKVIAPWREWDLVSREKLLAYAEQAGIAIDMKHKQGGAPYSMDANLLHISFEGRHLEDPKAEAEESMWRWTVSPEAAPDAPEYVDLEFANGDVVAVNGVQLKPHDVLAKLNELGGKHGIGRLDLVENRYVGMKSRGCYETPGGTILLKAHRGIESITLDREVAHLKDHLMPRYAELIYNGYWWSPERRAIQTLIDHTQGYVNGWVRVKLYKGSVSVVSRDSKDTLFDQTIATFDDDGGAYNQKDAEGFIKLNALRMRIASRKRG; from the coding sequence ATGTCCGATATCAAGAAAGTCGTCCTCGCGTATTCCGGTGGCCTCGATACCTCCGTGATCCTCAAGTGGCTGCAAGACACTTACCAGTGCGAAGTGGTCACCTTCACCGCCGATATCGGCCAGGGCGAAGAGCTGGAGCCCGCCCGTGCCAAGGCACTCAAGTTCGGCATCAAACCCGAGAACATCTATATCGACGATCTGCGCGAAGAGTTCGTGCGCGACTTCGTGTTCCCCATGTTCCGTGCCAATACGATCTACGAAGGCGAATACCTGCTGGGTACCTCGATCGCCCGTCCGCTGATCGCCAAGCGCCAGATCGAAATCGCCAACGCTACCGGCGCTGATGCCGTGAGCCACGGCGCGACCGGCAAGGGCAATGATCAGGTCCGGTTCGAGCTGGGTTACTACGCCCTCAAGCCGGGCGTGAAGGTGATCGCTCCTTGGCGCGAGTGGGATCTGGTATCGCGCGAAAAGCTGCTGGCCTATGCCGAGCAGGCTGGCATTGCCATCGACATGAAGCACAAGCAGGGCGGTGCGCCGTATTCGATGGATGCCAACCTGCTGCATATCAGCTTTGAAGGCCGTCATCTCGAAGACCCCAAAGCCGAGGCAGAAGAAAGCATGTGGCGCTGGACCGTCTCGCCCGAAGCCGCGCCCGATGCGCCCGAGTATGTGGATCTGGAATTCGCGAACGGTGATGTAGTCGCTGTGAACGGTGTGCAGCTCAAGCCTCACGACGTGCTCGCCAAGCTCAATGAGCTGGGTGGCAAGCATGGCATCGGCCGGCTTGATCTGGTCGAGAACCGTTACGTGGGTATGAAGTCGCGCGGGTGCTACGAAACCCCCGGCGGCACCATCCTGCTCAAGGCCCACCGTGGTATCGAATCGATCACGCTGGACCGTGAAGTTGCCCACCTCAAGGACCACCTGATGCCGCGCTACGCCGAGCTGATTTACAACGGCTACTGGTGGAGCCCGGAACGCCGTGCGATCCAGACGTTGATCGATCACACGCAGGGCTATGTGAATGGCTGGGTGCGTGTGAAGCTTTACAAGGGCAGTGTCTCGGTGGTGTCGCGTGATTCCAAGGACACCCTGTTTGACCAGACCATTGCCACCTTCGATGATGATGGCGGTGCCTACAATCAGAAGGACGCCGAAGGCTTCATCAAGCTCAATGCGCTGCGGATGCGGATTGCATCGCGCAAGCGCGGCTGA
- a CDS encoding DUF2799 domain-containing protein: protein MQRVIRQLCLGLGILVLGGCAAMSDAACRAGDWYGAGEKDGRNGREDRLADYAEACQKVGVLPDPAEYAKGRERGLLAYCTPENGYREGREGRSYQNVCAPELQAGFLQHYERGRLVYELRRDIERLENDLRRWSGELAVLQDKIRKAASDEERKRLRREWHDLDRARRDAEVRLQLLHARQLMSADH from the coding sequence ATGCAACGTGTAATCAGACAGCTCTGCCTTGGGCTGGGAATCCTGGTACTCGGTGGTTGTGCCGCCATGTCGGACGCCGCCTGTCGTGCCGGTGATTGGTACGGCGCGGGAGAGAAAGATGGCCGCAATGGCCGCGAGGATCGTCTGGCAGACTATGCCGAAGCCTGCCAGAAGGTGGGTGTACTCCCCGATCCTGCCGAATATGCTAAGGGCCGCGAGCGTGGCCTGCTGGCCTACTGCACCCCCGAGAACGGCTATCGGGAGGGGCGTGAGGGACGCAGCTACCAGAATGTCTGCGCTCCGGAACTGCAAGCCGGCTTCCTGCAACACTACGAGCGGGGGCGGTTGGTCTATGAGTTGCGCCGAGACATCGAGCGGCTTGAGAACGATTTGAGGCGCTGGTCTGGCGAACTGGCTGTGCTGCAGGACAAGATCAGGAAGGCGGCCAGCGATGAAGAGCGCAAGCGTTTACGTCGTGAATGGCACGATCTGGATCGCGCCCGCAGGGATGCGGAAGTGCGTCTGCAGTTGCTGCACGCGCGGCAACTGATGTCCGCAGACCACTAA